The Lewinellaceae bacterium nucleotide sequence AATGCCATGGCTCCCCCGGCGATCATAGGATCAAGCAAAAATCCATTTATCGGATACAACAGGCCCGCTGCTATTGGAATTCCTATGAGGTTGTAAATAAAAGCCCAGAATAGATTTTGACGGATATTCAAAACGGTTCTTTTTGATAATTCCAGTGCTTTGGGTATAACACCTAAATCGGAGGTGATCAAGGTCATTTTGGCTACATCCATTGCAATATCGGAACCATGTCCCATGGCGATACTTACATCTGCCTGGGCTAAGGCATGAGAATCGTTAATTCCATCACCGACCATGGCAACTATTTTCCCCTTCTCCTGAAGATCCTTTATAAATTCTGCTTTGCCTGAAGGAAGTACCTCTCCTTGGTAATTTTTTAAGTTGACTTGGTCGGCTACTGCTCGGGCCGTTTCTCTATTATCTCCAGTGAGCATAAAGATTTCTATTCCCCTGTTTTGGAGTGTTTGAATGGCCTGCTTTGAAGAAGGTTTGATTTTGTCTGAAATGGCCAGGATTCCTAATGCTTTTATTTGAGTTGCAAAAAAGATTACCGTTTTTGCTTTTGATCGCCATTCTGAAGCTTTTTCCAAAAGCAAATTTGATATAGCTACTCCATGTTCACCCAGAAGCCCGGTATTACCAACCAAATAATTGGTGCCTGATTTATCTCTTGCTTCAATACCTCTTCCTGTAATACTATTGAAATCCATTAAGTCTGCTTGCTGCACACCCTCTCCTTTGAGCTTTTGAACCACTGCTTCGGCCAACGGATGTTCAGATTGTGATTCCATCGCCAACAAAATCGGTTTAAGTTGATCAGCCTGATTTTGATCTTCCCAAAACATATCCGTAACAGTGGGTTTTCCTTCCGTGATGGTTCCTGTTTTATCTAAAACGATGACGTTTACTTTATGACTTAACTCCAGGCTTTCAGCATCTTTTATCAGGATGTTATTTTCGGCGCCTTTACCAACTCCGACCATTATGGCGGTAGGTGTTGCCAGACCAAGAGCACATGGGCAGGCAATAACTAAAACAGTTACGGAGGTTAAAATGGCATGGCTAAAGGCATTTTCTCCTCCAATTATCATCCAGGAAATAAAAGTAATTACAGCAATCCCCATTACAACAGGCACAAACACTCCTGCTATCTTGTCAACTAACTTTTGAACCGGAGCTTTACTTCCCTGAGCTTCCTGAACCATTTTAATAATTTGTGACAACAATGTTTCTCCCCCTACTTTTTCTGCCGTAATACGAAAACTTCCTTTTTGATTGATCGTCCCGGCAAATACTTTCTCTCCTTCTATTTTTTTAACAGGAACAGGTTCCCCTGATATCATGCTTTCATCCACATAGGAGCGTCCTTGAATCACTTCACCATCCACAGGAACTTTTTCTCCCGGTCGGACAATGATTTCGTATCCTTTTTGCACCGAAGCAATAGGCATGTCTACTTCCTTACCATCTATGATGGCTTTTAAGGATTTGGGCTGAAGCCCCATCAAATTTTTAATGGCGGAAGAAGTGTTGGATTTAGCTTTCTCTTCCAGTAATTTTCCTAAAGAAATAAAAGTGATGATCACCGTAGCTGCTTCATAATACACATGGGGTTGTATTCCACGGCTTAACCAAAATTCAGGAAAAACAGTATTGAAAAAACTAAATAAAAACGCAATCCCGGTACTTAAAGCTACAAGGGTATCCATATTAGCTTTACCGTGCCTGGCTTGTTTATAAGCATTGATAAAGAAGTAACGTCCAAACCAGAATAAAACGGGAATGGTCAACGCCAATGAGATCCACCTTCCTGCCTCCCACTCCATAAAGAACATACCGATTATAAAAACCGGCAATGTTAAAATGGCGGAGGATTTAGTCCGCTGCTTTATCTCATTATAATGTTTTAATTGTAACAATTGCTGCACTTCAGCCGGATCATCTTCATCGATGATCAGATCATACCCCACAGACCTAAGTGCATTTTGCAGATCATTGGTTGTAATAGTAGGTTCATATTCTACAAGTACTGAACTGCTGGCAAAATTTACACTTGCATTGGCAACACCTTCTGTTTGGTTAAGAATGGATTCCACACTGGAAGCACAAACGGCACAAGTCATACCTGTTACAGGAAAAGTATTTTTTACGGATTTGTCAGCCTTTTTTTTATTTGTCAGTACATCTGTAGAAATCATTGTGGATATTATTTTTTTAATCCTACAAAATTGGGCAATACTTCACTAATAAGTATTACAGTATTTTGACAAAGGGTTTCAAAGTTTTGTTCAGATCTTATCTAAAGATTTGTGTTGGGGATCCCTGTTTTTTTTGAAAGCGGTAGGTGTCATGCCTGTTTCTTTTTTGAACTGTGAGGATAGATAGGCCACACTACTATAATTCATTAGAAAGGAAATTTCAGATAAAGTCAGTTCATCATAAAACAAAAATCCCTTAACCCTTTCAATCTTTTGAAGGGTAATAAACCGTTCAATAGTGATGCCTTCCACAGAGGAGAACAATCGACTTAAGTGGCTATAATTATAGTGCAACCGTTCCGAAAGAAAAACAGAAAAATTAACAGCTAAAGGTTCTTTGCTATAATGTATCTGATCAATAATCAGTGTTTTAATTGTTGAAATAAGGATATCGGTAGCAGGCCCTAATAGCTCAAATCCTAAAGGTTCTATTTTTTCACTCAATGCCGTTCGTTGTTGGCTGTCAAGTGCCTGAGGTAAATATACTTTTCCTAGCTCCACTTTAATGAAAGGAATATCCAATCTGTTAAATACCTCTTTTATCGCCATGATACACCGGGGGCAGACCATATTTTTTATATGTACTTTGAATTGCTGCATGATTAATTTTTTTGATGGGTATTGTTGGTTTTAAAGGGTCTCATTATAATTCGGTTTCCTTTTTCAAAACTAAAATAACTTATAGCCCAGTTAATGCTCACCAATAATTTATTTCTGAAACCACTTATCGACATCAGATGTACAATGGACCATATCAGCCAGGCAAAATATCCTGCGAATTTGAATTTACCCAAATCCGCGACAGCCCTTCTTTTTCCAATGGTAGCAAGTGAGCCTTTATCTTTGTATTTAAACGGTTTCAATGCTTTTCCATGGATTAGGTTTATTAATGTTTCAGCAAGATGTGTGCCCTGCTGAATGGCTACTTGAGCAACTTGAGGATGCCCGTTAGCATTCCCTTGTGTAGCTACTGTTGAAACATCACCAATAACAAATACGTTTTCGTATCCTTCAATTTTGAGAAATTCATTTGTTTTTATTCGGTTTCCTTTCTCCACAAACATGTTATCTATCCCGGCTGGAAATTGCCCTTTTACTCCGGCGGTCCATATAAGGTTTTTTGCAATGATTTTTTTCTCATTTTTAGTTGTAACGGTCGTGCCGTCATAGTCAACTACTGTTTCGTTGAGTAATACTTCTACATTAAGATCCTTTAAATACTTCAGGGTCTTTGTCGAAGCATTTTCAGACATAGAAGACAATAATTTATCCGATGCTTCAATCAAATAAATATTCATAATAAAAGCAGGATATTCCGGATAATCCTTGGGTAAAATGTAGTGACAAAATTCAGCCAGGGCGCCTGCTGTTTCAATACCTGCAGGCCCCCCTCCCACTACGACAAAATTAGTCAGTGCATCTCTTTCTTCTTCATTACAAGTGATGGCAGCTTGTTCCAGGTTTTGCAACATTTTATGGCGAATGTTTAAGGAGTCCCGAATATCTTTGAGTCCTAAACTGTGATCTTCAACTTTTTTCATGCCGAAAAAGTTGGTTTCTGTCCCTGTTGCAATCACCAGGAAGTCATATGTCAAAAGCCCTTTATCAGTCAAAACAGAAGTGGTCGACGTTTGAATCTCAAGTACTTCTGCCAATCGAAAAATTACGTTTTTGTATCCTCTCAATTGTTTTCTAAAAGGAAAAACGATACTATCCGGTTCCAATGCACTGGTGGCTACCTGGTAAAAAAGAGGTTGAAATTGATGAAAATTGTTTCGATCTATTAATACAATTTGTAAATCCTGATTTTTTAGCTTTTCCACTAGAGCCAACCCAGCAAAACCTCCGCCAATAACCACTACCCTTGGAAATTCAGATTCTGGTAAACATATGGTTTCTTTCACCATACAAGAGGTCTCAATTTTTGATTTATTATACACTTATCGGTTATTTATAATGATTTTATTTTGTGGCAACCTATTCCTCAATTTGTGGACTTTATAAAAGCTCATGGTCGTACCTGTATAATTTTTAAATTGTTTACACAGATGTTGAACACTTCTATACCCCAGATGGTAGGCTATTTCTGAAAAATTCATTTCATCATATTCCACTAATTCTTTTACTTTTTCCATTCTTACTAATGCAAAGTATCGTTCAATTGTAACGGATTCCCGATGCGAAAATGTTTTGCTCAAATAGAAATAGCTTTTGTGGAATTTTCTACTCAAGAAATCAGATAGGTTACAGTCCATAATTAAAGGTAAATCATTAACCAACCCACGAATGGTTAATTTGATTTGGTCAACTAAAAAAACCTCTTTGTCTTTGATCAAATCAAAACCATCTTCCCTTAGCGCTTTTCTAAGGCTATCAAATTCAAATTGGTTTTGGTTTTGATAACATGAAATAACAGCTTTCCCAAGCGTAAGCTCAAGCACCAGATAACCAGAATCTTCCAAGGTTTGTCTGACAACCTTGATACATCTGGTACAGATCATATCTTTGATAAATAAAACCTTTTCTTGTTGTATACTCATAATGTTAAATTTGATATTAACTTTTGCTGATACTCTGAGATTAATTCTTTTTTAACACGAAATACATACTTTAAGGCATTGCCTTTGCGATAAATCACTTGTCCTTTTACAAATTGCTCCATATTGGGAAATTCCACTCTCTTTTTATGTTTTCTTCTCTTGGCAGCCTTGTAAGTATTTTCTTCCATATAACTCATGTAATAGCTTTTGAGTAGTCCAAATTAAAAGGCAGTTTTAATGTCTGATCACAACCTTTTTTGTTTTGAAGTGCTTTCCAATATTCAATGACAAATAATATAATCCCTCTGGCAGCCCCTCTGCAGGTATTGTAATTAGGTGGTGCCCTGAATCATACTTTTGGGGGTTAATAACATTGACCTCTTTTCCAAGCGCATTGAACAGGGTTCCAAAAATCATTAGAGGCTCCTCAATATTAAACTCCAGGTTTAATCGGCCAGAAACAGGATTAGGGTAGGTTTTATAATTTAAGTGCTCAGGAAAGTTATCTTCGATTGCCACAGGTGTATCTCCATTACCAATATAAAGATCATCGATATAAAGTTTATTCCCCCCATCTGTCACATTCACAATTTTGACTTCAACATAGGTTTCGGTTTTAAAATTGTTTAGAATGATGAATGCATCTTTCCATTGGGTAGAATCAGGAATAAAGGGAGTGGTTTGTGTCGGACCAGTAACCAAACCACTGCCTGATCTGTAAAAAACCTGGGAATAAGTATTCCCACAGTTCGAAGAAAGTAAAACAATTAATTCATCTGAATAACTTGGGTCAGACCTTGCGTATGCCCATTTAAAAGACATGAAAAGCAGGTTTCCTGTGTTTGAAGAAAAGTCTAATTTTGGCAACACCATTTCATCAACGGTTCCATAATTTGTATTTTCTAAATTATTGATACTCATTGAATAATTACTCGAAGTAAAAGCCAAAGAATCCAATTGCCAGGTAATTTCTCCATCAGGGTTATTTATGGAAATGCCGGCAGGAGGATAAAGACCGCTATCAAAATTTTCACTAAAAGGCAAATCAGCCCCCACTCCAGGAGCATTTACACTAATATAATTTTCCTTAATAAGGGTATCCGAAGTGTTGGCATTTGAAACAATAAGCATCACATCATAATTACCAATAGATTCGTAATTAACGACAGGGTTTTGTTCATTGGAAAAACCGGGGTTTCCGCCAGGGAATTCCCATTGCCAATTGGTCACATCATTTAATGAAATATCAGAAAATCTTACACTATTACCGATGCAAATATCTTTGGTAAGAGTTGCAAAGTCCGCTAGAACCGGGCATATAGCGGGTGAGATATAAATTGAATCATAACCTGTGTTAATTAGATTTTCATCGGTCCAAATTTCAGTTCGAATAGCATTTAAGGAGCTTTGCATTCTCATTTTTTGACCACTCGTAAACATGTTTTTACAACTCCCGGGTGTATAATCCATGTAATTTTCTTTCTGGTCATTTAAATCAGGGAGATCGTTGTCACAAGTATTTAGCGTAATGCAAGAGTAATTGGGTTCAAAGGTTGGAGGCGTATCACAAACATAATCACCATCAGTACATACATCCTGACCACATGAATTATTGAAGGTATGGTAAACACCAAGCCAATGACCTACTTCATGGGTAAGTGTCCTACCTGGAAAACCGTTTGCTGATCCTGTATTGCCAAAATAATTATGCTGCACAACAACGCCATCTTCATCTGGTGGCCCACCCGGAAAAGAAGCATAACCGGCTACGTTTCCATTTATACTTTTTACAATATAAACATTCAGATACCTCGTGTTATCCCAAAAACTCAGCTCCTTTAATAATGGGCGCTGATAGCTTTGGTGATTGGTTAATGAAGAATTAACCCTTACAATGCCGTTTGTACATTTTCCTTCCGGGTTTAAATTGGCCAGGAAAAACCGCACATTGGTATCCACTCCTTCTCCATCTCCATTGGTGCCTGCCATTTTGCCAAAGTCTTCGTTTAGAATTTGAATCTGGCTTTGAATTTGTAATTCTGAAATATTTTCGTTTCCACCATTATGAATGACGTGAACAACAACAGGGATGATTTTTATTGAATCTGTATTACGCTCGCCGGATTCAATTTGATTAATACCGTTTTGAATTTTATGTTTAATCTCTTCCAGGTTGTTCTGGTTAAAATATTGATCAAAGTAACAGGGTCTAATTTCCTGAGCAACCCCAAATTTTGCAGTCAAAAAAAGCAAAAGCAGCAATATTGTTTTTTTCATAATTCCGATTTGATTAAAGTTGCCTGGTTTTAATGAGTATGAGCTCCTGTTTCCAGAAAAGCTCCCTTAGCTCCTACACCTTCTATATGAATTAACTGGGCTCCGTAATGCCCGGCTTCGCTGACAAAATAGGCGGAAGAAATAAGCGCAATGGCCACAAAAATTTCAAGCCATAATTTTCGTTTCAAAAAAAAGTGACTAATAGACTTTAGAACAACCGCAAAAAAGGCACTCCAAAGCGTATAATCTGCAAACCATTCATGCTTGTCTAATACCCAGGCCGCAGTTTCAGATAATCCATTTGTATGTGGGTGTACATACCTTCCGGCTACATAAGCACCTAATAGTCCGGCAGTTGCCAAACCCAGGGTAACCCAACTAAGCTGTTCTTTAAAAACGAAAAAGCTGATTATTTGAAACAAAGCAGCAAACAACAATAACACAATGGGAAAATGTACAACCATAGGATGTAAAGTCGGAAAGCTTTCAAATGAAGCCTTTTCTTTAACTATTGCATCAGCATGATGAGTATCAGGTTCTCCATGAACGTGGCCAGCATCTTCTATGTGTACTTGTATAGAGGACGCTTCTCCCATAGAATCATTTTGAATTTGTTCCTGCGATTCATTGTCCTTTTTGTGTCCTTCCTCTCCGTGTGCATTTGCAGAAAAACTTAAAAGGAAAAGGCTTGCTGTGATTATCAGTACTTTTTGCATTTTTATGATTTTATTTGATAAAAGACCATAATCTGTTTCTAATTATTTGCTATTAAAAAAAGTGATTGATAAGACTCTGGTAAATGCCTCCAATAATTATTGAGCCTACCAGAAGAATTAAAAAGTAGTTGTACATTTTTTTCATCAATGAAGGAGGGTTATCTCCCGTTTGGCAACACTTTTTCATATTTAAATTTGATATTATCCAGGTTATCTTAATTTCAATTTCAACAACTGGGCATTAATGGCCACTATCACTGTACTTAAAGACATTAATACGGCTCCAATGGCAGGGGTTAAAACGAAAGCCGGGTATAAGACTCCTGCTGCCAGGGGAATTGCAATGACATTATATCCGGTAGCCCAAATCAGGTTTTGAACCATTTTCCAGTAAGTAGCTTTTCCAAATAATATCAGGTTGGAAATATCTTTTGGGTTGCTGTTGACCAATATAATATCAGCGGTTTCATTGGCTACATCCGTACCCGATCCTATTGCAATGCCTATATCTGCTTTGGCCAATGCAGGTGCATCATTTACACCATCTCCTGTCATGGCAACGATGTGTCCTTTGCTTTTTAAGTCGTCAATAATTTCTACCTTTTGATGGGGTAAAACTTCTGCAAAATAACCATCAAGTTTCAGTGACTCACTGACCGCTTTGGCCACTATCTTATTATCTCCGGTAGCCATGAAAACTTTAATATTATTCTTTTGTAAGGTTTTGACTGCTTGTTCAGATTCTGCTCTGATCTCATCGGCCAATCCAATAAATCCAGCCAGGACATCATCAATAATTATGAAGATGACGGTTTCGGCTGCATTCAAATAGGCATCGGACGGAAGGCTGATTTTGTTTTCTTCCAGAAATTTAGGACTAACCACTTTAACTTGCTTTCCTTTTATCGTGCCTTTAACCCCTCTTGCTGTAATAGATTCGAAATTGTCAACCTGAGGAATATCCAAAGCTTCATTTTTGGCGTATCTTACAATGCTTTGTGCAATGGGATGTTCTGAATTTTGTTCCAGGGCGGCGGCCATTTGAATTAGTTGAACTTTGTCGTGATCAGTTGATTTTGATTCGATTCTGGTTACACCAAACTCCCCTTTTGTCAATGTTCCGGTTTTGTCAAATACAATGGCTGATATTTTCCTGGAATCTTCGAAAGCCGTTCTGTTCCTGATCAGTAAACCATTTTTTGCCGAAATGGAAGTGGAGATGGCCACTACCAGCGGGATGGCTAATCCAAGGGCATGAGGACAGGCGATAATCAAAACCGTTACCATCCTTTCCAAGGCAAAAACAAATGGCTTGCCATCTAATAGCCAATAGGTAAGCGTTACCCCTCCGGCAATAATAGCAATATAGGTAAGCCACTTAGCAGCTTTATTAGCTAGGTTTTGGGTTTTGGATTTAGAAGCCTGTGCTTCTTTAACCATTTTAATCACGTTGCTCAAATAAGAATCTTCCCCTGTTTTTTCAACTCTTACGTTTAACGACGAACTTCCAATAATAGACCCTCCAATCAGGTAATCATTTTCCTTTTTCTCTATGGGTTTTGATTCCCCTGTGAGCATTGATTCATTGACATAAGTGGTACCCTTTACTACTTTCCCGTCGGCAGGGACTTTTTCATTGGCTTTTATGAGAATGATATCTCCTTTTTTTAAATTTTGAGTAGCCACATCTTCCATTTCACCATCCTCTCGAATAATATGTGCCACACTTGGCATTAGGTCTGCTAATTTTTCAAGTGCTTTGGAGGCCCCTAAAATAGATTTCATTTCTATCCAATGTCCCAATAACATGATCACGATTAGCGTCGCCAATTCCCAAAAAAATGTTTTACCCCCAAGTCCAAAAGTTACGGCTGCACTATAGGCATAGGCCGTAATGATAGCTAAGGAGATCAGGGTCATCATCCCTGGGGTTTTTCCTTTTACTTCATTAAAAAATCCTTTCAAAAAAGGAAAGCCTCCATAGAAAAAAACAATACTTGACAATAGAAAAACCACTAAATCCCGGCCTGTAAAATCAAATTGGTATCCTAACAATTCCTGGATCATGGGCGCCAGAATAACAATAGGAATGCACAAAATAAGTGATACCCAAAATCGTTTTTTAAAATCTTCAATCATCATTCTATGATGATCATGCCCTGAGGCACCCATGGATGGGTTACCATGACTTCCGTGATTATTCATCTTATGATGTTGGTGTTGTGAATGGTCCATTCTTATTTCAATTGTGGTTAATTAATATCCCAATGCTTAAAGCTGGAGAGGGGAGTTTCCTCCTCCTCTCCGCAATGGACGTAAGTTTATGCTTTGGCTCGATCATATTGGCAACAGCCAGGTAAATTGGTGTATACTTCCTCTTTCGCTTGAAATTTATCAGTATCGTGACCAACATCAGCTATTTTCTTTTTGATTTCGTCCAGGCTGATAACTTCATTATCGAATTGGACAGCCATCATTTTGGTATCTACATCCCAGTCAGCTGATTGAATCCCTTTTACATTTTTAAGTGCCCCTTCAATTCTGTTTTCACACATACCGCAATTTCCATAAACTTTGAAAGATGCTTTTTGTCCATTGAAACTAGATGTCATCGCTGCTCCTGTGATTTCATCAATTGAACTGGAAGCGTTATCTACCTTTGATGTTGATGACTCACAACTAGCTCCCTTTTTCGCCTTTGAACCACAACAACCTTGAGCGTTTACAGAAAAACCCATAAGTACGAGTGCCAATACACTCAGTGAAATTTTTAAATAATTCATTTTAAATTGTTTTTTAGTTAAATAATGTTTTTTAATAAATTGATTCCTAATGACTGTGACCATCATGATCATCTTTATCAATTAATTCTAAATCCATACCGCATTTCGAGCACTTGTCCCCTTCTTTCCCTTTAATATCAGGATGCATAGGACAAGCATGCGTCTCAGTCATATCGCCTTTCATTTCGGTGCCATCCTGGTGATCAGCATGTTCATGGTCGGCATCATTCATTTCCATTTTGTCGTGTGAATGGTCATCATGACCGTCGCTGGCATTACTTCCTCCACAAGAAGAAAGACTAATTGTAATTGCGATTAACGCAATAAAAAATGCACTGATTTTTAAAATCTTCATGATCTATTGTTTTTATATAATTAATGATTGTGAAATTTCATAGAATTTTGAGTGGTGGAAATAGTGGTTTCCATTTCCATCGGAAAAGTTCCTGTGACACTACCGCATTTCATCATTTTGTCTCCGAAATAAGGATTTTTTATCTGTTCCTCTTTACTTATCCAATCAGCCCCTTCGTTGTTCATTGCCATAGGACAATGTTGGATATATAGCTTATCTCCGTCATACCCAAAAGCTCCCAATGTTTGAATCATCAACTGAGATAGAAAGGCAAATTGGGTTCGTTGATCTTCAACTTCGTTATTCTTTTTGATTTGCTCAACATGGCCTGTCATCCCTTCCAATTGCTCCATCCAGTACATATGTGCCTCTCCTTTTAATAAGCTCATATCAACTTTTTCAAGCTGATTCAAAAAAGCTTGAGCTGCGGTTGCAGCAATCTTAGCATCTGTGGCCACAAATCCATCTTTTAATTCGAAATAGACTTGTACCAGGCTATTTAATTGTTCTTTGAAACCTAAAGGTGTTGTCGTTGTATAATCAGGAATAGAGGAAATTATTTGGGAGTCTCCTTTCGTCGTTACCACTTTATTCATCATACTCTGCTGGTTATTGAGCTGTGCCGCTGCATCAATTGCAAAGTTTCCATGAATTACTATTTCCTCCCCTGCGACCAGACCACTTTCAAGCATATAACTATCTCCTAGAGAAGTTCCAAGTTCTACCTCTTTATACTTAAAAGAAGGAATTTCCATATCTGGCAGTTTCACATAAACGACCGAACGCTTACCGGTCCATAAAATGGCCGATTTAGGAACCATCAATTTTTCATCAGATGAAAGACTTGCTTTTATTTCCCCCCTTACGAACATTTCTGGCTTTAGAATCCCTGAGTTATTATTAATTTCAGCCCGCAAGGCAGCAACCCTGGTTTTTGGGTTGATGATAGGATCAATGTATTCAATTCGTGTTTGAAATGTTTTATTCGGAAGTACAGGAGTAGTAAATTCTACCCTGTCCCCAATTCTGATATTGGCCAGATCTTCTTCATAACCATCAAATAAGACCCATAACTTATTCAGATTGATAATATCAAATAAAACTTGCCCTGTTTTAACATAATCTCCTACAGAAATTCTACGATTTGATACTACTCCATTCATTTCTGCATAAATGGTGAAAGTCTCCATGATTTCTCCATTTTTCTCAATAGTTTCAATGTCTTTTATCGGTATTTTCCAAAATTGAAGCTTCTTTCTTGCTGCCTCAACTAAGCTCGGATTAATACTTGTAAACTTTAAAGCTTCTAATAATTCTTGTTGAGCAGCCACCAATTCCGGAGAATATATTACAGCCAACTTTTGTCCTTTTGCCACTCGTTCACCCGTAAAAGTGATGAACAGCTGTTCGATTCGACCAGGAATATGTGCGGCCTGGCTTGACGAGCGCCTTTCATCTGCCTGTATCTTACCATTTAGCAAAATTGTTTTTTCAGGATTACTCGTCTCTCCAATAATCGTCGTTTGGATATTAGCCAATTTAATAGCTTCTGTTGTCATTTCAAGTACAAGAGGATCATTGGAAGAACTGCTATTATCTAATGGGATCAACTCCATCCCACAAATGGGGCAATCCCCTGGTTCAGGTTGTTGAATTTGAGGGTGCATAGAACAGGTCCAAATGGTTGCTTTTTCCTGCGCCTCTTTAGAATGGTCATGTTGATCATTAGTTGAACTATCCATATTGGCAGAATTGAAGGCTAGGTAACCAATGCCTATTCCCACTACCATAGCAAGTAAAATAAACAATATTGATTTTGAACTTTTCATAATATTATTTTGATTCCTACCTTTGAAAGTAGGGTAAGTTTTTAAGTTAATTATTGATTCTCGACTTGATTACAATATGTATCTTTCAACAGAAACCTTGGCGATATGACTTTTCATAACAGCTTTCAGAATTTTCAAATCGTAATTGACTAAATCATTTTCCAACTGAAGCAATTCGTCGAAACTACTTCCGGAATTACTGTAAGTTTCCTGCAAAATATTAATGGCCACTTTTGTCGTAGCAATTTGTTTTTGATAGAGTTCCAGTTTTAAAACAGCATCTTCATAGTCTGCATATGCTTTTTCAATACTGGATAAAAATCTCAACTGTACATCTTCTTTACGATTCTCAAGCGCTGCGATTTTTAATTTTTCTTCCTGAGCTTTGGCTGTGTATTTTTTACGATACAGAGGTATTTTGACTTTAACTTTAGGTATCAAAATATCCCTGCCATTATTTTCTGGAAAAGCATCACTGCGTTTCCCTACCATGATGTAATCCATACCTACTCCAAAAGATGGTTTTCCGTTCAAAACATTCAGTTCAATCTCATTTTGAGCACTTTCCTGTTGAATAGAAAACATCTTTACTATCGGATGATTTTGCCTGATATTATTAGCCAAACTGTCTTTATTGAATAACATTTCAGCTCTCGAAAATCCACCTACTATCCGAACATTTACATCTACTGGTCGGCCGAGTACCTGGTTAAGCTCTGCAAGTGCTTTTGTTTTTTGATTATCAATAATTTTCAATTGCTGATCCAACTCCTG carries:
- a CDS encoding copper-translocating P-type ATPase, whose product is MDHSQHQHHKMNNHGSHGNPSMGASGHDHHRMMIEDFKKRFWVSLILCIPIVILAPMIQELLGYQFDFTGRDLVVFLLSSIVFFYGGFPFLKGFFNEVKGKTPGMMTLISLAIITAYAYSAAVTFGLGGKTFFWELATLIVIMLLGHWIEMKSILGASKALEKLADLMPSVAHIIREDGEMEDVATQNLKKGDIILIKANEKVPADGKVVKGTTYVNESMLTGESKPIEKKENDYLIGGSIIGSSSLNVRVEKTGEDSYLSNVIKMVKEAQASKSKTQNLANKAAKWLTYIAIIAGGVTLTYWLLDGKPFVFALERMVTVLIIACPHALGLAIPLVVAISTSISAKNGLLIRNRTAFEDSRKISAIVFDKTGTLTKGEFGVTRIESKSTDHDKVQLIQMAAALEQNSEHPIAQSIVRYAKNEALDIPQVDNFESITARGVKGTIKGKQVKVVSPKFLEENKISLPSDAYLNAAETVIFIIIDDVLAGFIGLADEIRAESEQAVKTLQKNNIKVFMATGDNKIVAKAVSESLKLDGYFAEVLPHQKVEIIDDLKSKGHIVAMTGDGVNDAPALAKADIGIAIGSGTDVANETADIILVNSNPKDISNLILFGKATYWKMVQNLIWATGYNVIAIPLAAGVLYPAFVLTPAIGAVLMSLSTVIVAINAQLLKLKLR
- a CDS encoding heavy-metal-associated domain-containing protein; translation: MMVTVIRNQFIKKHYLTKKQFKMNYLKISLSVLALVLMGFSVNAQGCCGSKAKKGASCESSTSKVDNASSSIDEITGAAMTSSFNGQKASFKVYGNCGMCENRIEGALKNVKGIQSADWDVDTKMMAVQFDNEVISLDEIKKKIADVGHDTDKFQAKEEVYTNLPGCCQYDRAKA
- a CDS encoding efflux RND transporter periplasmic adaptor subunit translates to MKSSKSILFILLAMVVGIGIGYLAFNSANMDSSTNDQHDHSKEAQEKATIWTCSMHPQIQQPEPGDCPICGMELIPLDNSSSSNDPLVLEMTTEAIKLANIQTTIIGETSNPEKTILLNGKIQADERRSSSQAAHIPGRIEQLFITFTGERVAKGQKLAVIYSPELVAAQQELLEALKFTSINPSLVEAARKKLQFWKIPIKDIETIEKNGEIMETFTIYAEMNGVVSNRRISVGDYVKTGQVLFDIINLNKLWVLFDGYEEDLANIRIGDRVEFTTPVLPNKTFQTRIEYIDPIINPKTRVAALRAEINNNSGILKPEMFVRGEIKASLSSDEKLMVPKSAILWTGKRSVVYVKLPDMEIPSFKYKEVELGTSLGDSYMLESGLVAGEEIVIHGNFAIDAAAQLNNQQSMMNKVVTTKGDSQIISSIPDYTTTTPLGFKEQLNSLVQVYFELKDGFVATDAKIAATAAQAFLNQLEKVDMSLLKGEAHMYWMEQLEGMTGHVEQIKKNNEVEDQRTQFAFLSQLMIQTLGAFGYDGDKLYIQHCPMAMNNEGADWISKEEQIKNPYFGDKMMKCGSVTGTFPMEMETTISTTQNSMKFHNH
- a CDS encoding TolC family protein, with translation MKYYMFLFVLISLFIPLKMSAQSLQELLGVAELNNYELRALEDEYLAALEKAPQVSQLPDPEASLGLFLLPPETRLGPQRIALGVSQMFPWKGTLEAREVVALSNAQAKYQRIAAAKLNLFYQVKLAYFQLYELEESKEIIRSNIQIFKALESLTLIKTESGKGNLSDVLRVQIKLQELDQQLKIIDNQKTKALAELNQVLGRPVDVNVRIVGGFSRAEMLFNKDSLANNIRQNHPIVKMFSIQQESAQNEIELNVLNGKPSFGVGMDYIMVGKRSDAFPENNGRDILIPKVKVKIPLYRKKYTAKAQEEKLKIAALENRKEDVQLRFLSSIEKAYADYEDAVLKLELYQKQIATTKVAINILQETYSNSGSSFDELLQLENDLVNYDLKILKAVMKSHIAKVSVERYIL